A single genomic interval of Microbulbifer variabilis harbors:
- a CDS encoding MBL fold metallo-hydrolase: protein MGLRFASLGSGSKGNGTLVAGGDQCLLVDCGFTIKETERRMSRLGMSPADLAAILVTHEHSDHLSGVAPLARKYGLPIYLTPGTLRARDIGKLPQVHLIEGHQPFLIGDIQVTPVAVPHDAREAAQYVFRSRGSSLGLLTDLGTVTPHVESHFAGCDALVLEANHDPQMLAQGPYPPSLKRRVGGAYGHLSNQQAAGFLQRVGYEQLQHLVVAHISEKNNTLELARSALAEMVESVENCIFACQQEGFDWLTVEARE, encoded by the coding sequence ATGGGTCTGCGCTTCGCCTCACTGGGAAGCGGCAGTAAAGGAAACGGTACATTGGTCGCCGGTGGCGACCAATGTCTGTTAGTGGACTGCGGCTTTACCATCAAGGAAACCGAGCGACGTATGTCTCGGCTCGGTATGTCTCCGGCTGACCTCGCTGCGATACTGGTAACCCACGAGCACAGCGACCATCTCTCCGGTGTCGCTCCGCTTGCGCGCAAGTATGGCTTGCCGATTTACCTGACTCCTGGGACTCTTCGCGCTCGTGATATCGGCAAGTTACCACAAGTGCACTTGATTGAAGGGCATCAGCCTTTCCTTATTGGGGATATTCAGGTGACACCTGTCGCCGTGCCGCACGATGCCAGAGAAGCTGCACAGTATGTATTCCGCAGCCGAGGGAGTAGTTTGGGCTTATTGACCGACCTGGGCACAGTAACGCCCCATGTGGAATCCCATTTTGCAGGTTGCGATGCACTGGTTCTGGAAGCCAACCACGATCCACAGATGCTGGCCCAGGGGCCCTACCCCCCCTCTCTGAAACGGCGTGTAGGTGGTGCCTATGGGCACCTGAGTAACCAGCAGGCTGCGGGATTTTTACAGCGTGTGGGTTATGAACAGCTGCAGCATCTGGTGGTCGCCCATATTAGCGAAAAAAACAATACTCTCGAACTTGCTCGTTCGGCTCTGGCAGAAATGGTGGAGAGTGTCGAGAACTGCATTTTTGCCTGTCAGCAGGAAGGGTTTGACTGGCTCACCGTTGAAGCCCGAGAGTAA
- a CDS encoding sulfite exporter TauE/SafE family protein produces METLLIYLLVGAAAGTIAGLFGVGGGLIIVPALVLVFTAMGISPDILTHMAVGTSLATIIITSISSVRAHNKKGAVDWRLFGMMTPGILIGSWLGGMTADWLSGAWLQLLIGVFAIVIAIRMWLSGLRHSGAEEGAGILPAAPILAGAGAVIGWVSAIFGIGGGSLTVPFLSRCKVRMQRAVATSAACGLPIAIAGALSFAVQGWGNTLLPGWSSGFIYWPAFLGIVATSTIFARFGANLAHRLPAKWLKHGFAVLLCVIGGRFIWLNSGLLAL; encoded by the coding sequence ATGGAAACCTTACTTATTTACTTGTTAGTGGGGGCTGCGGCAGGGACTATTGCCGGCCTCTTTGGGGTGGGCGGTGGTTTAATTATCGTGCCGGCCCTAGTGCTGGTTTTTACTGCCATGGGTATCTCCCCGGATATCCTTACTCATATGGCGGTGGGGACATCTCTCGCAACCATCATCATTACTTCTATCAGCTCAGTGCGCGCACATAATAAAAAAGGTGCGGTGGACTGGCGCTTGTTCGGAATGATGACTCCGGGGATTCTTATTGGCTCCTGGCTTGGCGGAATGACAGCAGATTGGTTGTCTGGGGCCTGGTTACAGCTGTTAATCGGTGTCTTTGCCATCGTTATTGCCATTCGCATGTGGCTGAGTGGCTTGCGGCACAGTGGGGCGGAAGAGGGCGCCGGTATTTTACCGGCAGCCCCCATATTAGCTGGCGCAGGTGCAGTGATTGGTTGGGTTTCGGCAATCTTTGGCATTGGTGGTGGTTCGCTCACAGTGCCATTTCTGTCCCGTTGCAAGGTGCGGATGCAGAGAGCCGTTGCTACATCCGCAGCTTGCGGTTTGCCCATCGCCATTGCGGGAGCTCTCAGCTTTGCGGTGCAGGGTTGGGGCAACACTCTACTGCCAGGCTGGAGCAGTGGATTTATCTACTGGCCTGCCTTTTTGGGGATTGTTGCGACCAGTACGATCTTCGCTCGCTTCGGCGCTAATCTGGCCCACCGCCTACCGGCAAAGTGGTTGAAACATGGATTTGCAGTGTTGCTCTGCGTTATCGGTGGACGTTTCATTTGGCTGAATAGCGGCTTACTGGCTCTGTGA
- a CDS encoding sulfite exporter TauE/SafE family protein, whose product MLLIYLLLGAVAGTAAGLLGIGGGLIIVPALVLIFSATGISPEVLTHMAVGTSLATIVITSISSVWAHNAKGAVDWHLFWVMTPGILVGSWLGGVTADLLPGAWLQLLIGVFAIIMAVRMGVSGLRAASQKESDDRLPGSLPLICSGGVIGWLAAIFGIGGGALIVPYLSHFAVKMQRAVGTSAAFGLPIAISGSLSFVVQGWGNKLLPDWSSGYIYWPAFLGIVLTSVLFAKLGANLAHKISAKRLKLCFALLLCIIGIRFIWQNFNLLVGLS is encoded by the coding sequence ATGTTGCTTATTTATTTGTTACTCGGTGCTGTTGCAGGTACCGCGGCAGGCCTCTTGGGGATTGGTGGGGGGCTGATTATTGTTCCTGCTCTGGTACTGATCTTTTCCGCGACGGGTATTTCTCCCGAAGTGTTGACCCATATGGCTGTGGGTACCTCTCTAGCAACCATTGTTATTACTTCAATAAGCTCGGTATGGGCTCACAATGCTAAGGGCGCCGTCGACTGGCATCTATTTTGGGTTATGACCCCTGGGATACTTGTGGGATCTTGGTTGGGCGGCGTGACTGCGGACCTATTACCTGGAGCCTGGCTACAACTCCTGATCGGTGTCTTCGCCATAATTATGGCTGTGCGTATGGGCGTGAGTGGCTTACGCGCAGCCTCCCAGAAGGAGAGTGATGACCGCTTACCTGGTTCACTCCCGCTGATTTGTTCGGGGGGGGTAATTGGTTGGCTTGCGGCCATTTTTGGTATTGGCGGGGGGGCGTTGATTGTCCCCTATCTGTCGCACTTTGCTGTCAAAATGCAGCGGGCAGTGGGTACCTCAGCGGCTTTTGGTTTGCCTATTGCCATCTCTGGTTCGCTGAGCTTTGTTGTTCAGGGGTGGGGTAATAAGTTATTGCCGGACTGGAGCAGTGGTTACATCTATTGGCCGGCTTTTTTAGGGATTGTTCTTACCAGCGTGCTCTTTGCCAAGCTTGGAGCTAACCTGGCGCATAAGATATCTGCCAAGCGATTGAAACTTTGCTTTGCCTTATTGCTCTGCATTATCGGCATTCGATTTATTTGGCAGAACTTCAATTTATTAGTTGGGCTGAGCTAA